One window of the Onychostoma macrolepis isolate SWU-2019 chromosome 21, ASM1243209v1, whole genome shotgun sequence genome contains the following:
- the man1b1a gene encoding endoplasmic reticulum mannosyl-oligosaccharide 1,2-alpha-mannosidase isoform X3: MIEAEQGTELQSTAHGKEGTVADAEEAANLKPVTVKAVDRVEAVQEAFRHAWKGYKAFAWGHDELKPISKTHGEWFGLGLTLIDALDTMWILGLKDEFAEARKWVETELSFSKNVDVNLFESTIRILGGLLSTYHLTGDTLFLDKAKDIGFRLMPAFKTPSKIPYSDVNIGKGTAHPPRWTTDSTVAEVTSIQLEFRELSRLTQDPQYQIKVDRKRSGRERGNGIGKGLRAGTRTRNPRSAKALHIDEATGANKFFFIIILPFYLNNAVEEVTRQVHRLEGKRDGLVPMFINTNSGKFTRRGALTLGARADSYYEYLLKQWLQGSKKETELLEDYLQAIEGVKKNLLRQTSPGKLTFVGELSNGRLNPKMDHLVCFLPGTLALGAHNGLPADHMDLAVQLMETCHQMYAQMETGLSPEIAHFNLQSNNGRDIDVKPADRHNLLRPETVESLFYMYRFTKDSKYRDWGWDILQSFNKYTRVPSGGYTSISNVRDPENPAPRDKMESFFLGETLKYLFLLFSDDNELISLDKYVFNTEAHPLPIWPSTS, from the exons ATGATCGAGGCGGAGCAGGGGACGGAGCTTCAGTCCACCGCCCATGGAAAAGAAGGAACTGTGGCTGATGCCGAGGAAGCTGCCAACTTAAAACCAG TCACCGTGAAGGCCGTGGATCGTGTGGAGGCGGTGCAGGAGGCCTTCAGGCACGCATGGAAGGGCTATAAGGCCTTTGCGTGGGGTCATGATGAACTGAAGCCCATATCTAAGACCCATGGAGAGTGGTTTGGACTGGGCCTAACTCTCATTGACGCACTAGACACTATGTGGATTCTCGGACTGAAAGACG AGTTTGCGGAGGCCAGGAAGTGGGTTGAGACAGAATTATCCTTTTCCAAGAATGTGGATGTGAATCTTTTTGAGAGTACCATCCGTATATTGGGGGGTCTCTTGAGCACATACCACCTGACCGGAGACACTCTCTTCCTGGATAAAGCT AAAGACATTGGGTTCAGATTAATGCCTGCATTCAAAACCCCATCTAAAATCCCCTACTCTGACGTGAACATTGGTAAAGGAACCGCTCACCCTCCACGCTGGACCACAGACAGCACAGTCGCAGAGGTGACCAGTATTCAGCTGGAGTTCAGAGAGCTCAGCCGACTCACACAGGACCCACAGTACCAG ATTAAAGttgacaggaagcgaagtgggagagagagggggaatgggatcgggaaaggtctgCGAGCcgggactcgaactcgcaaTCCCCGAAGCGCAAAGGCACTGCATATCGACGAGGCTACCGGCGccaacaaatttttttttattattattttacctttttatttaaat AATGCAGTGGAGGAGGTGACCAGACAGGTTCACCGATTGGAGGGAAAGCGTGATGGTCTGGTACCCATGTTCATCAATACAAACAGTGGGAAATTCACTCGTCGAGGGGCATTGACGCTGGGGGCCCGTGCGGACAGCTACTACGAGTACCTGCTCAAACAGTGGCTACAGGGCAGCAAGAAAGAGACTGA GCTGCTAGAGGACTATCTTCAAGCTATAGAAGGTGTCAAAAAGAATCTCTTGAGACAGACTTCTCCTGGTAAACTGACCTTTGTTGGGGAGCTGTCCAACGGCCGTCTGAATCCCAAAATG GATCATTTGGTGTGTTTTCTTCCTGGCACACTGGCTCTTGGTGCTCACAACGGTCTGCCCGCTGATCACATGGATCTGGCTGTGCAGTTGATGGAGACGTGTCATCAGATGTATGCACAGATGGAGACGGGCCTGAGCCCAGAGATTGCTCACTTTAACCTGCAGTCCAACAACGGACGGGACATCGATGTGAAG CCTGCAGACAGACACAACTTACTGAGACCTGAGACCGTTGAGAGTCTGTTCTACATGTACAGATTCACCAAGGACAGCAAATACAGGGACTGGGGCTGGGACATACTGCAAAGTTTCAACAAATACACCAGA GTCCCCAGCGGGGGCTACACCTCCATAAGTAACGTCCGTGACCCCGAGAACCCCGCGCCCAGAGATAAGATGGAGAGTTTCTTCCTGGGCGAGACACTGAAGTATCTCTTCCTCCTGTTCTCTGACGACAACGAGCTGATCAGTCTGGATAAGTACGTGTTCAACACCGAGGCCCATCCGCTGCCCATATGGCCCTCCACCTCATGA
- the man1b1a gene encoding endoplasmic reticulum mannosyl-oligosaccharide 1,2-alpha-mannosidase isoform X2: protein MYSPQRKDFVSLTLGDQHSRSYTNGKHRRQSCWRKWKQLSRLQRSLILFLLAFLFICGILSYPSLTEQWRGLSDRALKEDWVEMDNRGLRPIPPGLVPKILPGVVPGVQDIPPEVMPEIQRPSIPLLPKPPAMRKPPSKRGPPVLQKRGNVSDWQVKDGEEAMLKRDEDGGKEAKTVISWRGAMIEAEQGTELQSTAHGKEGTVADAEEAANLKPVTVKAVDRVEAVQEAFRHAWKGYKAFAWGHDELKPISKTHGEWFGLGLTLIDALDTMWILGLKDEFAEARKWVETELSFSKNVDVNLFESTIRILGGLLSTYHLTGDTLFLDKAKDIGFRLMPAFKTPSKIPYSDVNIGKGTAHPPRWTTDSTVAEVTSIQLEFRELSRLTQDPQYQNAVEEVTRQVHRLEGKRDGLVPMFINTNSGKFTRRGALTLGARADSYYEYLLKQWLQGSKKETELLEDYLQAIEGVKKNLLRQTSPGKLTFVGELSNGRLNPKMDHLVCFLPGTLALGAHNGLPADHMDLAVQLMETCHQMYAQMETGLSPEIAHFNLQSNNGRDIDVKPADRHNLLRPETVESLFYMYRFTKDSKYRDWGWDILQSFNKYTRVPSGGYTSISNVRDPENPAPRDKMESFFLGETLKYLFLLFSDDNELISLDKYVFNTEAHPLPIWPSTS, encoded by the exons ATGTATTCACCACAGAGGAAGGACTTTGTCTCTCTGACACTGGGAGACCAACATAGCCGCAGCTACACCAACGGCAAGCACCGGAGACAGTCCTGCTGGAGG AAATGGAAGCAGCTGTCTCGGCTCCAGCGCAGCCTGATTCTTTTCCTGCTGGCCTTCCTGTTCATCTGTGGGATTCTTTCCTATCCCAGCCTGACGGAGCAGTGGAGAG GACTCTCTGATAGAGCGTTGAAGGAGGACTGGGTTGAAATGGATAACCGAGGTCTCAGGCCCATTCCTCCTGGCCTCGTCCCAAAGATTCTGCCAGGAGTTGTCCCAGGGGTCCAGGACATCCCACCAGAAGTAATGCCAGAGATTCAAAGACCAAGCATTCCATTACTTCCCAAACCTCCAGCTATG AGGAAGCCACCTAGCAAGCGTGGTCCTCCAGTCCTACAGAAGCGAGGGAATGTGTCAGACTGGCAGGTGAAAGATGGAGAAGAAGCCATGCTCAAGAGAGATGAAGATGGAGGGAaagaagcaaaaacagtcattaG CTGGCGTGGGGCGATGATCGAGGCGGAGCAGGGGACGGAGCTTCAGTCCACCGCCCATGGAAAAGAAGGAACTGTGGCTGATGCCGAGGAAGCTGCCAACTTAAAACCAG TCACCGTGAAGGCCGTGGATCGTGTGGAGGCGGTGCAGGAGGCCTTCAGGCACGCATGGAAGGGCTATAAGGCCTTTGCGTGGGGTCATGATGAACTGAAGCCCATATCTAAGACCCATGGAGAGTGGTTTGGACTGGGCCTAACTCTCATTGACGCACTAGACACTATGTGGATTCTCGGACTGAAAGACG AGTTTGCGGAGGCCAGGAAGTGGGTTGAGACAGAATTATCCTTTTCCAAGAATGTGGATGTGAATCTTTTTGAGAGTACCATCCGTATATTGGGGGGTCTCTTGAGCACATACCACCTGACCGGAGACACTCTCTTCCTGGATAAAGCT AAAGACATTGGGTTCAGATTAATGCCTGCATTCAAAACCCCATCTAAAATCCCCTACTCTGACGTGAACATTGGTAAAGGAACCGCTCACCCTCCACGCTGGACCACAGACAGCACAGTCGCAGAGGTGACCAGTATTCAGCTGGAGTTCAGAGAGCTCAGCCGACTCACACAGGACCCACAGTACCAG AATGCAGTGGAGGAGGTGACCAGACAGGTTCACCGATTGGAGGGAAAGCGTGATGGTCTGGTACCCATGTTCATCAATACAAACAGTGGGAAATTCACTCGTCGAGGGGCATTGACGCTGGGGGCCCGTGCGGACAGCTACTACGAGTACCTGCTCAAACAGTGGCTACAGGGCAGCAAGAAAGAGACTGA GCTGCTAGAGGACTATCTTCAAGCTATAGAAGGTGTCAAAAAGAATCTCTTGAGACAGACTTCTCCTGGTAAACTGACCTTTGTTGGGGAGCTGTCCAACGGCCGTCTGAATCCCAAAATG GATCATTTGGTGTGTTTTCTTCCTGGCACACTGGCTCTTGGTGCTCACAACGGTCTGCCCGCTGATCACATGGATCTGGCTGTGCAGTTGATGGAGACGTGTCATCAGATGTATGCACAGATGGAGACGGGCCTGAGCCCAGAGATTGCTCACTTTAACCTGCAGTCCAACAACGGACGGGACATCGATGTGAAG CCTGCAGACAGACACAACTTACTGAGACCTGAGACCGTTGAGAGTCTGTTCTACATGTACAGATTCACCAAGGACAGCAAATACAGGGACTGGGGCTGGGACATACTGCAAAGTTTCAACAAATACACCAGA GTCCCCAGCGGGGGCTACACCTCCATAAGTAACGTCCGTGACCCCGAGAACCCCGCGCCCAGAGATAAGATGGAGAGTTTCTTCCTGGGCGAGACACTGAAGTATCTCTTCCTCCTGTTCTCTGACGACAACGAGCTGATCAGTCTGGATAAGTACGTGTTCAACACCGAGGCCCATCCGCTGCCCATATGGCCCTCCACCTCATGA
- the man1b1a gene encoding endoplasmic reticulum mannosyl-oligosaccharide 1,2-alpha-mannosidase isoform X1: protein MYSPQRKDFVSLTLGDQHSRSYTNGKHRRQSCWRKWKQLSRLQRSLILFLLAFLFICGILSYPSLTEQWRGLSDRALKEDWVEMDNRGLRPIPPGLVPKILPGVVPGVQDIPPEVMPEIQRPSIPLLPKPPAMRKPPSKRGPPVLQKRGNVSDWQVKDGEEAMLKRDEDGGKEAKTVISWRGAMIEAEQGTELQSTAHGKEGTVADAEEAANLKPVTVKAVDRVEAVQEAFRHAWKGYKAFAWGHDELKPISKTHGEWFGLGLTLIDALDTMWILGLKDEFAEARKWVETELSFSKNVDVNLFESTIRILGGLLSTYHLTGDTLFLDKAKDIGFRLMPAFKTPSKIPYSDVNIGKGTAHPPRWTTDSTVAEVTSIQLEFRELSRLTQDPQYQIKVDRKRSGRERGNGIGKGLRAGTRTRNPRSAKALHIDEATGANKFFFIIILPFYLNNAVEEVTRQVHRLEGKRDGLVPMFINTNSGKFTRRGALTLGARADSYYEYLLKQWLQGSKKETELLEDYLQAIEGVKKNLLRQTSPGKLTFVGELSNGRLNPKMDHLVCFLPGTLALGAHNGLPADHMDLAVQLMETCHQMYAQMETGLSPEIAHFNLQSNNGRDIDVKPADRHNLLRPETVESLFYMYRFTKDSKYRDWGWDILQSFNKYTRVPSGGYTSISNVRDPENPAPRDKMESFFLGETLKYLFLLFSDDNELISLDKYVFNTEAHPLPIWPSTS, encoded by the exons ATGTATTCACCACAGAGGAAGGACTTTGTCTCTCTGACACTGGGAGACCAACATAGCCGCAGCTACACCAACGGCAAGCACCGGAGACAGTCCTGCTGGAGG AAATGGAAGCAGCTGTCTCGGCTCCAGCGCAGCCTGATTCTTTTCCTGCTGGCCTTCCTGTTCATCTGTGGGATTCTTTCCTATCCCAGCCTGACGGAGCAGTGGAGAG GACTCTCTGATAGAGCGTTGAAGGAGGACTGGGTTGAAATGGATAACCGAGGTCTCAGGCCCATTCCTCCTGGCCTCGTCCCAAAGATTCTGCCAGGAGTTGTCCCAGGGGTCCAGGACATCCCACCAGAAGTAATGCCAGAGATTCAAAGACCAAGCATTCCATTACTTCCCAAACCTCCAGCTATG AGGAAGCCACCTAGCAAGCGTGGTCCTCCAGTCCTACAGAAGCGAGGGAATGTGTCAGACTGGCAGGTGAAAGATGGAGAAGAAGCCATGCTCAAGAGAGATGAAGATGGAGGGAaagaagcaaaaacagtcattaG CTGGCGTGGGGCGATGATCGAGGCGGAGCAGGGGACGGAGCTTCAGTCCACCGCCCATGGAAAAGAAGGAACTGTGGCTGATGCCGAGGAAGCTGCCAACTTAAAACCAG TCACCGTGAAGGCCGTGGATCGTGTGGAGGCGGTGCAGGAGGCCTTCAGGCACGCATGGAAGGGCTATAAGGCCTTTGCGTGGGGTCATGATGAACTGAAGCCCATATCTAAGACCCATGGAGAGTGGTTTGGACTGGGCCTAACTCTCATTGACGCACTAGACACTATGTGGATTCTCGGACTGAAAGACG AGTTTGCGGAGGCCAGGAAGTGGGTTGAGACAGAATTATCCTTTTCCAAGAATGTGGATGTGAATCTTTTTGAGAGTACCATCCGTATATTGGGGGGTCTCTTGAGCACATACCACCTGACCGGAGACACTCTCTTCCTGGATAAAGCT AAAGACATTGGGTTCAGATTAATGCCTGCATTCAAAACCCCATCTAAAATCCCCTACTCTGACGTGAACATTGGTAAAGGAACCGCTCACCCTCCACGCTGGACCACAGACAGCACAGTCGCAGAGGTGACCAGTATTCAGCTGGAGTTCAGAGAGCTCAGCCGACTCACACAGGACCCACAGTACCAG ATTAAAGttgacaggaagcgaagtgggagagagagggggaatgggatcgggaaaggtctgCGAGCcgggactcgaactcgcaaTCCCCGAAGCGCAAAGGCACTGCATATCGACGAGGCTACCGGCGccaacaaatttttttttattattattttacctttttatttaaat AATGCAGTGGAGGAGGTGACCAGACAGGTTCACCGATTGGAGGGAAAGCGTGATGGTCTGGTACCCATGTTCATCAATACAAACAGTGGGAAATTCACTCGTCGAGGGGCATTGACGCTGGGGGCCCGTGCGGACAGCTACTACGAGTACCTGCTCAAACAGTGGCTACAGGGCAGCAAGAAAGAGACTGA GCTGCTAGAGGACTATCTTCAAGCTATAGAAGGTGTCAAAAAGAATCTCTTGAGACAGACTTCTCCTGGTAAACTGACCTTTGTTGGGGAGCTGTCCAACGGCCGTCTGAATCCCAAAATG GATCATTTGGTGTGTTTTCTTCCTGGCACACTGGCTCTTGGTGCTCACAACGGTCTGCCCGCTGATCACATGGATCTGGCTGTGCAGTTGATGGAGACGTGTCATCAGATGTATGCACAGATGGAGACGGGCCTGAGCCCAGAGATTGCTCACTTTAACCTGCAGTCCAACAACGGACGGGACATCGATGTGAAG CCTGCAGACAGACACAACTTACTGAGACCTGAGACCGTTGAGAGTCTGTTCTACATGTACAGATTCACCAAGGACAGCAAATACAGGGACTGGGGCTGGGACATACTGCAAAGTTTCAACAAATACACCAGA GTCCCCAGCGGGGGCTACACCTCCATAAGTAACGTCCGTGACCCCGAGAACCCCGCGCCCAGAGATAAGATGGAGAGTTTCTTCCTGGGCGAGACACTGAAGTATCTCTTCCTCCTGTTCTCTGACGACAACGAGCTGATCAGTCTGGATAAGTACGTGTTCAACACCGAGGCCCATCCGCTGCCCATATGGCCCTCCACCTCATGA